Below is a genomic region from Jiangella gansuensis DSM 44835.
GCCGGCCTGTCCACCGGCTACCACCTGAAGCAGCTCGACCGGGAGTGCCTGATCGTCGACGGGCTCGACCGGATCGGAGACAACTGGCGCCGTCACTACGACAGCCTCAGGCTGTTCACCCCGTCCCGAGCCAACAGTCTGGATGGCACGCCGTTCCCCGGCGATCCGTGGGCGTTCCCGACCAGGGACGAGTTCGCTGCGTACCTGGAGTTGTACGCCGTCGAGCACGACCTTCCCGTCCGGATGCGGACCCGGGTCGACCGGCTGACCGCCCGCGAGGTCGGTGGGTTCACCGCCACCCTTGGGGCAGAGGAGGTCACCTGCGGGAACGTCGTGGTGGCCACCGGTACTTTCGGTCGTACGCCGCAGGTCCCGGCCTTCGCCACCGAGATCGATCCCCATATCCGGCAGGTCCACTCCAGCGGGTACCGCCGCCCCTCTCAGCTACCCGACGGGCCGGCGCTGGTCGTCGGCGCCTCGCACAGCGGGTTGGATATCGCCTACGAACTGGCCGAGACCCGGCCCACGACGCTGGTCGGGCCCGACCGCGGGAACGTCCCCCTCGAGTGGGGCTCGCGGCGGTTCCGCGCGGCGTTCCCGGCTATCGAGTTCGCCTTCAAACACGTGCTCACCCGGCGTACGCCGATGGGACGTAAGGCGATGCAGCGACTCCGCCACCATGGTGTCCCGCAGTTGCGCGTCAAGCGCCACCACCTCGGCGCGCGGGACGTGGACTGGATCACCGAGCGCGTCGTGGGCGTCGCCGAGGGGCTGCCGTGCCTCGGGGACGGGCGCACCTTCGATGTCGCGAGCATCGTCTGGGCCACCGGGTTCCGACAGGTCTACGACTGGATCGACGTCCCGCTGCCGATTGAGGACGGCTGGCCGGTGGAATACCGCGGCGTGGTCGACTCGGTGCCGGGCCTTTACTTCTGCGGCCTGGCCTTCCAGTACTGCTTCGCCTCGGGCGAGGTCAACGGCGTGGGCCGCGACGCGGCGTACCTCGCTAACCAGATCGCGGCTCGAACGGCGGCCCGTGCCCCCGCTGCCGCCTGACGATGCGCGACCGCTACCGGGGGACTCTCGATGAACACCACACTCACCAACCGATCCAAGATCACTGACGAGACCCCTGGGGCCAAAGCGAGAGCGCTTGTCGTCGCTGCCGGCCCGGTGTTGCTGACCGCCGCGCTGCTGTGGCATCCGCCGCTTCCCGGCCGACTGCCCGACAGTGCCGGCGTGGCCGAGGCCGCCTCGGCGGGCATCATGCGGTGGGGATTCTCCCATATGGCCGCTGCTCTGGCCTCCGGCGCGGTCGCCGTCGCGTTCGTGGCGGTGCGCGGGTACCTTCGCGAGCGCGGCGACGGCTCGGTCAGCGCGGTCGGGCTCGGGCTGGTGCTGATCGGGAGCACGCTGTTCGCCATGCTCCCCGGGATGGAGTTCGCTGTTGTCGCGGCGCATGAGACCGGAGCCGACCTCGCGGAGACCCAGGCCGCCCTGGAGTCGTGGTTCGTGCCGATTCTTGTCGTCGCTGCGGTGACCTTCGCGTTCGGCACCGTCCTCTTCGCGGTCGCTGTCGTCCGCGCGGCGTCGTTCGCCCGGCTCCCCACGTTGATCGTCGCCGGCGCCCTGGTGGTCTTCGGGCTCTCTCGGATCGTCCCGGTCGGGGTCGTTCAGTTCTACGTGCAGTCGGTGGCGGCGGTGGTGGCATTGCTGCCGTTGGCGGTTGCGATTGGCGCCGCGCGACAGCGGCCGGTACCCGTCGACACTCGCACCTGACCACCCCGCGGACCTCGCGCACGGACTACTAAGCTCGAATCGAGGTGGTGCGCGATGAGCGTGGTCGACGATCTGCACCGGGCCCGTGAAGCCTACGAGCGCCGCGAGTGGGTGGCGGCGTACCGGGCACTGTCGGATCTGGACGATACCCACCTGCGGGCGGACGACTTCGCTGCCCTGGCGATCACCGCGTTTCTCCTGGGCCACCGCAACGACTGTGTCCAGGCGTTGCAGCGTGCCTATCAGGCCGAACTCGACGAGGACGACACCCTGGGAGCGGTCCGTGCGGCGTACTGGTTGGCGATGACTCTGTGGCAGGGCGGGGAACTCGCCATCGGCGACGGCTGGCTGGCCCGGGGCGAGCGGCTGCTCGAGGGAGTCGCAGAGGATGTGGTGGAGCGCGGGTATCTGCTCGAGCGGGCTACGTTCGGGCACGCCGCCAAGGGGGAGTTCGCGGAGGCGGCCGCCGCCGCGCCGAGGGTGACCGGGTACGGCCGACGCTTCGGCGAC
It encodes:
- a CDS encoding flavin-containing monooxygenase, which codes for MTTQHIETLIIGAGQAGLSTGYHLKQLDRECLIVDGLDRIGDNWRRHYDSLRLFTPSRANSLDGTPFPGDPWAFPTRDEFAAYLELYAVEHDLPVRMRTRVDRLTAREVGGFTATLGAEEVTCGNVVVATGTFGRTPQVPAFATEIDPHIRQVHSSGYRRPSQLPDGPALVVGASHSGLDIAYELAETRPTTLVGPDRGNVPLEWGSRRFRAAFPAIEFAFKHVLTRRTPMGRKAMQRLRHHGVPQLRVKRHHLGARDVDWITERVVGVAEGLPCLGDGRTFDVASIVWATGFRQVYDWIDVPLPIEDGWPVEYRGVVDSVPGLYFCGLAFQYCFASGEVNGVGRDAAYLANQIAARTAARAPAAA